A region of the Flintibacter sp. KGMB00164 genome:
CACATCAAGCACGGCTCGGTACCCCGGGCGGTGCCCGGCATCACGGTGGGCCACGAGATGGTGGGCGTGGTAGAGCAGGTGGGCTCCGCCGTCACCACCGTGCGCCCCGGAGACCGGGTGACCGTCAACGTGGAGACCTTCTGCGGCGAGTGCTTCTTCTGCCAGCACGGCTGGGTCAACAACTGCACCGACCCCAACGGCGGCTGGGCTCTGGGCTGCCGTATCGACGGAGGCCAGGCCGAGTATGTCCGGGTCCCTTACGCGGACCAGGGACTGAATAAAATCCCCGACGGAGTCACCGACCAGCAGGCCCTCTTTGTGGGAGACATCTTGGCCACCGGCTACTGGGCCGCTGACATTGCCCAGATTGGCCACGAAGATACGGTGCTGGTCATCGGAGCGGGTCCTACCGGCCTGTGCACCCTCCAGTGTGTGCTACTGAAAGAGCCAAAACAGGTCATTGTCTGCGAAAAGGACCCCCAGCGCCGCTCTTTTGTCCAGGAGCACCACCCCCAGGTGCTGACCGTGGAGCCGGAGCAGGCCGCCGACTTTGTCCGTGCCCACAGTGCCCACGGAGGTGCCGACCGGGTGCTGGAGGTGGCCGGAAGCCAGGACACCTTCACTCTTGCCTGGTCCTGTGCCCGTCCCAACGCCATTGTCACCGTGGTAGCCCTGTACGACGCGCCCCAGGTGCTCCCGCTCCCGGACATGTACGGAAAAAACCTCACCTTCCAGACCGGCGGGGTGGACGGCTGCCGCTGTGGAGAGATTCTCTCCCTCATCGCCCAGGGCAAGCTGGACACCACGCCCCTCATCACCCACACCTACCCACTCAAAGACATTGCCGCGGCCTACGACCTGTTCGAACACCGCCGGGACAACGTCATCAAAGTGGCCATTGCCCCATAAGTTTTTATTTCCCGGGAGGGCGCTGCCCTCCCGGTTTTCAGGAGATCCTCATGACCTTTGCTCAGTTTAAAACCCAATACCACTTAAATCTTAACCCCCAGCAGGAGGAGGCCGTCCAGGCCCTCTCCGGACCGGTTCTGCTGCTGGCGGTACCGGGCAGCGGCAAGACCACGGTGCTGGTCTCCCGCATCGGCTATCTGATTGCCCAGGGCGTGCCGCCGGAGAATATCCTCACCATGACCTACACCGTCTCCGCCGCCCGGGACATGTCCCGGCGCTTCGCCGCCTTCTTCGGCCAACCTCTGGCCGACCGGCTGGAGTTTCGCACCATCAACGGAGTGTGCAGCCGAATCATTCGGGCCTATGAGCGTACCCAGGGCCGCCAGGCCTTTCAGCTGCTGGAGGACACTGGACGCCAGGCGGCCATCATTGGAGAAATCTGCCGGCGGCAGAGTGGGGAGTTTGCCTCAGAGAGCACCGTCAAGGCGGTGCAGACCGCCATTACCTATGTAAAAAACAGCATGATCTTCGGCGAGGATCTGGAGCAGGTCGAGGTGGAGGGGGTGGAGTTTCCTCCCATCTACCAGGAGTACTGCCGCCTGCTGCGCACCCACCAGCTCATGGACTACGACGACCAGATGATCTATGCCCACCGAATTTTAAAGCAGTTTCCTCAGCTTTTGGAGCAGTTCCGCCGCCGCTACCCCTACCTCTGTGTGGACGAGGCCCAGGACACCTCCAAAATCCAGCACGCGATTCTCCGACTGCTGGCGGGACAAAACGGCAACCTCTTTCTGGTGGGCGACGAGGACCAGAGCATCTACGGTTTTCGGGCCGCCTACCCTCAGGCTCTCACCCAGTTTGAATCCATCTATCCCGGTGCAAAGGTACTCTATCTGGAGCAGAACTACCGCTCCACTCGTCCCATTGTGGCCGCCGCCCAGAAATTCATTGAGCAGAACAAAAACCGCCGCCCCAAACACATGAAGGCGGTGCGTGGAGAGGGGCCGGCCCTGAAAGAGATCTGGGTCCAGGACCGCAGCGCCCAGTACCGCTATCTGGCCCAGGTGGCCCAGGACTGCAAAGAGGAGACTGCGATCCTCTACCGGGACAACGACAGTGCCCTGCCCCTCATCGATCTGCTGGAACGTCAGGGCATCCCCTACCGCTGCCGCCAGGTAGACAGCGGTTTCTTTACCCACCGGGTGGTGCGGGATATTGTGGATATCCTCACTCTGGCCCAGGACCCCTGGGACGGAGACGCTTTCCTGCGGGTCTACTACAAGCTGGGGGCAGGGATCAGCCGGGCGGCAGCCGAACAGGCGGCGGCCCAGTGCGGTCCGGATACCTCTCCCATTCTGGAGCTGGTTGCTTCGCTCCCCGGTACATCTCCCTGGACCCGCCGCCAGTGCAAGGCCCTCCAGACCCACATGGCCAACCTGCTCACCCAGCGGGCTGACCGGGGCGTGTACCGCATCGTCCACTTTATGGGATACGGGGACTATCTGGAGCAGCGAGGCATGGATCAGAGCAAAACGCAAATTCTAGAGGCTCTGGGAGCCAATGAGCCCACTCCCGGCGGCCTGCTGGAGCGTCTGGAAGTACTGCGGGAGTTGGTACGGGCTGGATCGTCTCAACATGACTGTCCCTTCATTCTCTCCACCATCCACTCCAGTAAGGGTCTGGAGTACAAACGGGTCATTTTAATGGACGTGGCCGACGGCCTGCTGCCCAAAACGCTCCCCGGTCCCGACGCCTCCTCCCAGGAACTGGACGCCTACGAGGAGGAGCGGCGGCTCTTCTATGTGGGCATGACCCGGGCCAAGGAAGAGCTTTGGGTCATGCGTTTCCGCCGCAGCGAGCTCACCAGCCGTTTTGCCTCCTCTCTCTTCCCAAAATCCAAGGATGAGGCCAAAAAGACCGTTCCCCTCTCTCCCCGGGCGGTGCCGGACCTGGTAGCCATAGAACAGACTTCCCGCCGCTGCGTCCCCGGCGCGGCCCTGTGCCACCGAAGCTTCGGTCCGGGTCAGGTCGTCTCCCGCTCCGGAGACATCGTCGCGGTACGCTTTGCTGATGGCGTCGAGCGGCGCTTCTCCCTGTCCGCTGCCCTGCGTCTGGGGCAGTTCCAGCTGGCGGATTCGGAGGAATAAAAATTTTTCTCCGGTGAATGGATCCGCCCTCCTCAGTCGTATTGCTTATGAGGGGCAAAGAGAGCCCCAGTTTGATTGGGGAGGTTTTTGTATGAAAAAGATGATTACCATTTTGCTGGTCAGCGCCCTAGCGCTGGGCCTGCTTGTCACCGGGACTTTGGCCGCAGGCCACTTTGGACATGGTACCGGGATCTGCCAGAACTCCGAAACCTGTTATCAGGACGTCGATGGCGACGGGATCTGTGACTACCACGGCAGCAACTGCGCCTATGGGGACACCGACGGCGACGGTGTGTGCGACAATCTGGGCCAAAACTGCGGGCAGGGCCACCACGGCGGTGGCCACCACAGGGGAGGCCGCTGGAATTAACGAAGTAAAAGGGTGAGGACATGCGCAGCGAAGAGGAGGCCAACCGCGCCATCGACCGCTATGCCGACATGGTGCGGCGGCTCTGTATGGTGCACCTGAAAAATCCGGCCGACACGGAGGATATCTTTCAGACCGTGTTTCTGAAATATATCCTCAGCTCCGCTGTGTTTGAAAGCCCCGAGCACGAGAAGGCCTGGTTCATTCGGGTCACGCTCAACGCCTGCCGGGATCTTCTGAAACGGTTTTTTCGCAGCCGCACCGTCTCCCTGGACGAGCTGGCCGATCAGCCCGACCAGCTGTCTCAGGAGCACCGGGAGGTACTGGAGGCCGTCCTCTCTCTGCCCGCAAAATACCGGGATGTGGTGTATCTGCACTACTATGAAGGTTACACCGCCAAAGAGATTGGTGCGATCCTGCACAAGAACACCAATACCGTCTACACTCTGCTGACCCGGGCCAGGGAACAGCTGCGTACCGTACTGGGAGGTGAACACATTGAACCGACCGATCCATGACGCCTTTCAGGCCGTCCAGGCCAGTCCGGAGCTGAAGGAGCGCACACGTGCCTATCTCCACGCACGGCGCACTCCCGCCCGTCCCCGCTATCGCAGCCTGCTGGCGGCGGCCGCCTGTCTACTGGTCGTTTTTCTGGGGGCAGGCGGTGCATTGGCCTGGTTCACTCCGGTGTCCGCCGTCAGCGTGGAGGCAGGTCCTTCTTTGGAGTTGACGCTGAACCGATTTGACCGGGTACTCCAGGTCCAGGGAGACAGCGTCCAGGACCAGGAGCTGGCCGACAAGCTGGAGCTGACCTACCTCAGCTACACCGATGCCCTGGAGGCCATTCTGGGCAGCCAGGAGGTATCCCAGGCTCTGGACAGCGGTACGGAGCTGGCAGTTACCGTAGCGGGACAAAACCAGCAGCACTGCCAGGACCTGATGGAAGATACGCAGTCCTGTGCGGGACACGGGAGCTGTTCCAGCGCCGACTGGTCTCAGGTCACTGCGGCCCAGAAGGAGGGGCTGTCTCTGAGCAAATATCAGATGCTGCTCCAGCTTCAGACCTTGGATCCCTCCATCACGGCAGAACAGGTAAGCGGATGCTCCATGCACCAGCTGCGCCAGTGGCTGTCCGACCTGTCATCCGGCCAGGACGCCAGCAGTTCCTCTGACTATGGACAGAATACCGGCAGTGGTCAGGGCTATTCCGGCGGTCACCATGGAAGTGAAGGCCATCACGGAGCCAGGTAATCCCACTTTCGCCCCAATTTGGCATATGTCTCAACTTCCGATTTCCTTCTCCCCAAAAATCTGCGAATTTTCCCTTGCCTTTTTTATTTCCCTGTGATATAGTACTTCTCGCGTGAAAAGGGAGTAGTTGCAAGCCGCCTTGTCAACATCTCGATTGTCTTCGGATAATCTGGCAGGGTGGGCCCCCATATTTTGGTGGTAACAAGACTTTTCGGCAGTATTTCCATACTGCCGGAAGGTCTTTTTTGTTTCTTCCGGCACAAACTATTCCTCACAACAGAGAAAGAAAGGCGACGTGTTATGGATCAAAACTTCTTCCAAAAGACACCCAAGCAGACCTTGGAGCACCTCCAGGTCACCTCAGACGGTCTCACCAGTGCCCAGGCCGCCCAACGCCTGGCTCAGTACGGTCACAACCAGCTGGCCGAGGGCAAGAAAAAGAGCGTGCTGGCTGTCTTTGCCGAGCAGTTCAAAGACCTGCTGGTGGCTATTCTGATTGCAGCCGCCCTCATCTCCATGTTCTCCGGCAACATGGAAAGTACCCTGGTTATTTTCGCCGTGCTCATTATGAACGCCATTCTGGGCACCGTACAGTATTTTAAGGCTGAAAAGTCCCTGGAAAGCCTGAAAGCGATGAGCGCCCCCTCCGCCAAAGTGCTGCGTGACGGCCAACGCCTGGAGATTCCCAGCGATCAGGTCGTCCCCGGCGATATCATCGAGCTGGAGGCCGGCGACCTTGTGGTGGCCGACGGCCGTCTGCTGAACTGCTGGTCTCTCAAGGTAAACGAGAGCTCCCTCACCGGTGAGAGCGAAGCGGTGGAAAAGACCAACGAAGCCATTGAGGGCGAGAAGGTCGCCCTGGGTGACCAGAAGAACATGGTCTTCTCCGGCTCTCTGGTCACCTACGGCCGTGCTGTCATGGTGGTTACCGCCACCGGCATGGACACCCAGCTGGGCCGCATCGCCACCCTGATGAATCAGACTCAGCAGCGCAAGACTCCTCTGCAGAAGAACCTGGACGACTTCTCCAGCAAGCTGGCCATGGTCATCATGATCATCTGCGCTGGCGTCTTCCTCCTGTCTGTCTTCCGCAGCCACATGACCATCCTGGACTCTCTCATGTTCGCCGTGGCTCTGGCCGTTGCCGCCATCCCTGAGGCCCTCAGCTCCATCGTCACTATCGTGCTGGCCATGGGCACCCAGAAGATGGCCCGTCAGAACGCCATTATCAAGGAGCTGAAAGCGGTGGAGAGCCTGGGCTCCGTCCAGGTCATCTGCTCCGATAAGACCGGCACCCTCACCCAGAACCGCATGACGGTCCAGAACATCTGGGCCGACGGCGTCCTCACCCGCGGCACCGACCTGGAGCTGGCCAACGACGCCCAGCGCACTCTGCTGAAGATCGCTCTGCTGGACAGCGACGCCACCATGGACCACGAGACCGGCGCCTCCGTGGGCGATCCCACCGAGGTAGCCCTGGTTCAGCTGGGCGGACGCTTCGGTGTAGAGGAGCGTGCCTACCGCACCCAGCACCCCCGTCTGGCCGAGCTGGCCTTTGACTCCGACCGCAAGCTGATGAGCACCCTGCACAACACCGACGACGGTCCCACCCTGTACACCAAGGGCGCCATCGATGTGCTGCTGGATCGCTCCACCCGGCTGCTCACCGCCAACGGCCCTGTCCCCATGACTCCCGAGCTCCGCGCCCAGATCCAGCAGGTCAACCGCCAGCAGTCGGAAAATGGTCTGCGGGTGCTGGCTTTTGCCCTGCGTCCCATGAAGGAGGCCCGTCTGCTCACCCTGGAAGACGAGACCGACTACACCTTCGTGGGCCTCATCTCCATGATTGACCCGCCCCGGCCTGAGAGCATCCAGGCTGTGGCTGACGCCAAAAAGGCCGGTATCCGTACCGTCATGATCACCGGCGACCACAAGGTCACCGCCACCGCCATTGCCAAGCAGATCGGCATCTTCGGTGAGGGCGATATGTCCCTGGACGGCGTGGAGCTGGATTCCATGAGCGACGAGGAGTTGGATCAGAAGCTCCCCCACATCGCTGTCTACGCCCGCGTCTCTCCCGAGCATAAGATCCGCATCGTCACCGCCTGGCAGCGCCGGGGCTGCATCGCCGCCATGACCGGTGACGGCGTCAACGACGCCCCCGCCCTGAAGAAGGCTGACGTGGGTGTGGCCATGGGCATCACCGGCACCGAGGTAAGTAAGGATGCCGCCGCCATGATTCTGGCCGACGACAACTTTGCCACCATCGTGAAAGCGGTGCTCAACGGCCGCAGCGTCTATGCCAACATCCGCAACGCCATTCAGTTCCTGCTCTCGGGCAACATGGGCGCCATTCTGGCCGTCATCTACGCCTCCATTGCCGGGCTGAGCGTCCCCTTCCAGCCGGTACACCTGCTGTTTATCAACCTGCTCACCGACAGTCTGCCCGCCATCGCCCTGGGCATGGAGCCCGCGCGTCCCGGTCTGATGGACCAGCCTCCCCGCGACCCCAATGCTTCCATGATGGATAAGCCCATGCTCACCCGGGTGTTTGGTCAGGGCCTGATGATCGGCATCGCCTCCATGGTCGCCTTCTATATCGGTCTGAACCAGTCCGGCCCCGCTCTGGCCAGTACCATGGCCTTTGCCACCCTCACCCTGGCCCGCCTGTTCCACGGCTTTAACTGCCGCGGCAAGGAGTCCATCATCAAGCTGGGCCTGGGCAGCAACGTGTACTCCCTCATGGCCTTCGGCGTGGGTATCCTGCTGCTGGCTCTGGTGCTGTTTGTTCCCGCGATGGAGAGCCTGTTCCTGGTCTCTCCCCTCAACGGCTTTGACCTTCTGTGTGTGCTGGGCCTGGCCTTTGCTCCTACCCTGCTCATTCAGCTCACCCGCATCTTCCAAGGCCGATAAAATCCAATAGAATAAATGGTTCCCCAATTCTGACCTTTCTCATAGGTCACTCTTTAAAAGCCATTGAATGATTAGGAAAACAGGCGGACAGCTTTGCGCTGTCCGCCTGTTTTATTTTATGCCGGGTGGCCTTTGCCCCCCATATCGAGACCACTGAGGTTGTCCTCCTCCAGCTTTGCGATAAGCCGCAGCATCGGGATGGGGGTGTCTGTATCCAAGCAGTCCTGCGCTTCCTTATTGTCACACCTGGTCCATAGGCAATCCTTCTTTTTCAAACCGGCCGTTATCCCTGGAGGATGGAAACGTTCATTTTTTGTTCACGAAAAACACTGCCGTAATTAAGCTTCAATTATGTTTTGGTTTTTACACTGGTTTTACGATATCCAAACAAGGAGGCCTCGCCTGTGAAGAACCAAATGACCTTTCAACGATATGAATTCAAATATTTGATGGATTACCGTCAGCTGAAAGCCGTACTGACTGCTATGGATCCCCATATGGTGCCCGACGAGTACAGCCACAGCTCGATCCGGAATCTTTATCTGGATACACCGAATTACCGGCTTATTCGCCGCAGTCTGGAGAAACCCATCTACAAAGAAAAACTCCGTGTGCGCAGTTACGGTCAGGCTGGAGAACACGATCCGGTGTTTATGGAACTGAAAAAGAAGTATCTCTCGGTAGTGTATAAACGTCGCATCTCCATTCCACAGGATCAGGCGATGGCATGTATCGACGGGAGACGGCCCTGGCAGAATAGTCAAATCGGCAGAGAGCTGTCCTATACCATGGACTTTTATCAGGCCCTGCGTCCGGCGGTGTTCCTCTCCTATGAGCGGGACTCTTTCCGCGGGATAGAGGACGAGGATCTTCGGATAACCTTTGACAGCGAAATCCGATACCGTCAGGAGGAGCTGACGCTGGATTCCGATACATGGGGGATACCCATCCTGCCGCCTGGCCAGGTACTCATGGAATTGAAGGTGGCCGGAGGCCTGCCCCTGTGGATGGCACACGTTCTTTCGGAGCAAGGGATCTTCAAGACCTCTTTTTCCAAATACGGTGCTGCCTATCAGGACATTATGCTCAACAGACAGAGAGGAGAAAGAAAATATGCTTGATACTGTATTTCGCGGACTGTTTGATACCGCCCTGACCGATACCATTGCTCCCGGAAACTTTCTTCTCTGTGTGGGCATTTCTCTGATTCTGGGACTGCTGCTGTGCGCCATGACTGGATGGCAGTCCCGCAGCAGCCGCAGCCTCACAATTACCCTGGCTCTTTTGCCAGCGGTAGTATGCGTGGTCATTATGATGGTCAACGGCAATGTGGGCACCGGCGTAGCGGTAGCTGGTGCCTTCAGCTTGGTACGTTTCCGTTCTGCCCCTGGCACCGCCCGGGAGATCTCGGCCATCTTTGTGGCCATGGGCACAGGCCTGATCGCCGGCATGGGATATCTGGCCTACGCAACTCTGTTTGCTCTGATTCTCGGTGCAGCCACTATGGCATACACCGCTTTCAGCCTTCGTCCCCGGAACAGCGGCCCTGCCTGCCGCACCCTCCACATTACTGTGCCTGAAGATTTAGACTATATCGGTGTCTTTGAGCCGGTTCTCGACGAATATACCCGGCAATATAACCTCACCCAGGTGAAAACTACCAACATGGGAAGTCTGTTCAAGCTGACCTACGATGTAACCATGAAAGACACCTGCCTGGAAAAAAGACTGATCGACCAACTTCGTCTGCGCAACGGCAACCTGGAGATCTCTCTGGGACATCAGGACAATGCCGTAGCCACCCTGTAAAAAGGAGATGATACGATGAAACAAACAAAGCGCGGACTTACCGCCGTTTTGCTGTGTGGCCTGCTGGTTCTCAGCGGCTGCGGAGCACAGAACACAGCGCAGGACACGTCCAATACAGGAACCGTTTCCTCTGAGGATATGACGGCCACCACAGTATCCACCATCGACACAGCCGAAATATTCAGTGACCGGGATCTGGCAGGAACCTATGACGAGAGTGAGGCCATTGACATACAACTGAATGGAAACACCGCCTCCTGCGATTCCAATTCTGTTGTCATCGACGGCGGTACCATCACCATCACAGCCGAGGGGATCTACCGCATTTCGGGTACTCTTACGGATGGACAAATCGTGGTAGATGCCGGCGATACGGAAAAGGTTCAACTGGTGCTGGCGGGAGCAGACATTACCAGCTCCACCTCCGCTGCCATCTACGCTTTGGAGGCTGACAAGGTCTTCATTACTTCAGCGGAGAACACGGAGAATACCCTGACCAACGGTGGGGAGTATGTTGCTATCGATGACAATAATATCGATTCAGTAATCTTTGCCAAAACTGACCTAACCCTCAATGGCTCCGGCAGCCTGACCATCAACGCCCAGGCCGGTCATGGCGTCGTATCCAAGGACGACCTGCTCATTACCGGCGGAAACTATACCATCACCTCCGCCAGCCACGGCCTGTCAGGCAAAGACTGTGTCGCCATTGCAGACGGTGTTTTGACTATTACCTCTGGCAAGGACGGTATCCATGCGGAGAACAGCGACGATCTCACTTTAGGATGGCTCTATATCAAGGATGGCAGCTTCACCATCCTCTCTCAGGGAGATGCCGTCAGTGCCATAGGAGCCCTTCAGATTGACGGCGGCACCTTTAATCTATCTACCGGAGAGGGCAGTGCCAGCGTAGAGATGACCAGCAGTGACCAGTTTGCCGGCGGCCAGCGGGGCGGCTGGACAAACCAGACCACCGCTCCTGACACCCAGACCACTTCCACCACCCAGACGGAGGAGGATTCCACCAGCCAGAAGGGTATTAAAGGTGAGAACACCTATGCCATCAACGGCGGCACTTTCACCATCGACAGCGCAGATGACTGCCTTCATTCGGGAGGAGAAATGGCGATTGCCGCGGGAGAGTTTACCCTGAGCAGCGGAGATGATGCCATCCACTGCGATGACGCCCTCACCATTCAAAGCGGCACCTTTACCATCTCCTACTGCTATGAAGGCATTGAAGGTCTGTCTATCACCATTGAGGACGGTGTGTTTGATATCACATCCAATGACGACGGCCTCAATGCCGGCGGTGGGGCAGACAGCTCTGGCTTTAGCGGATTTGGCGCCCGACAGCAGGACACCTTTACCGCCAGCTCCAACTGCTTTATTATGATTAACGGCGGTACATTTACCATCGTATCCACCGGTGACTGCGTGGACTCCAACGGCAGTCTTACCATCAACGGCGGTACACTGGCTCTCACCTGCAACGGCAGCGGAAACACCGCTATTGATT
Encoded here:
- a CDS encoding cation-translocating P-type ATPase, yielding MDQNFFQKTPKQTLEHLQVTSDGLTSAQAAQRLAQYGHNQLAEGKKKSVLAVFAEQFKDLLVAILIAAALISMFSGNMESTLVIFAVLIMNAILGTVQYFKAEKSLESLKAMSAPSAKVLRDGQRLEIPSDQVVPGDIIELEAGDLVVADGRLLNCWSLKVNESSLTGESEAVEKTNEAIEGEKVALGDQKNMVFSGSLVTYGRAVMVVTATGMDTQLGRIATLMNQTQQRKTPLQKNLDDFSSKLAMVIMIICAGVFLLSVFRSHMTILDSLMFAVALAVAAIPEALSSIVTIVLAMGTQKMARQNAIIKELKAVESLGSVQVICSDKTGTLTQNRMTVQNIWADGVLTRGTDLELANDAQRTLLKIALLDSDATMDHETGASVGDPTEVALVQLGGRFGVEERAYRTQHPRLAELAFDSDRKLMSTLHNTDDGPTLYTKGAIDVLLDRSTRLLTANGPVPMTPELRAQIQQVNRQQSENGLRVLAFALRPMKEARLLTLEDETDYTFVGLISMIDPPRPESIQAVADAKKAGIRTVMITGDHKVTATAIAKQIGIFGEGDMSLDGVELDSMSDEELDQKLPHIAVYARVSPEHKIRIVTAWQRRGCIAAMTGDGVNDAPALKKADVGVAMGITGTEVSKDAAAMILADDNFATIVKAVLNGRSVYANIRNAIQFLLSGNMGAILAVIYASIAGLSVPFQPVHLLFINLLTDSLPAIALGMEPARPGLMDQPPRDPNASMMDKPMLTRVFGQGLMIGIASMVAFYIGLNQSGPALASTMAFATLTLARLFHGFNCRGKESIIKLGLGSNVYSLMAFGVGILLLALVLFVPAMESLFLVSPLNGFDLLCVLGLAFAPTLLIQLTRIFQGR
- a CDS encoding DUF4956 domain-containing protein, giving the protein MLDTVFRGLFDTALTDTIAPGNFLLCVGISLILGLLLCAMTGWQSRSSRSLTITLALLPAVVCVVIMMVNGNVGTGVAVAGAFSLVRFRSAPGTAREISAIFVAMGTGLIAGMGYLAYATLFALILGAATMAYTAFSLRPRNSGPACRTLHITVPEDLDYIGVFEPVLDEYTRQYNLTQVKTTNMGSLFKLTYDVTMKDTCLEKRLIDQLRLRNGNLEISLGHQDNAVATL
- a CDS encoding polyphosphate polymerase domain-containing protein; the encoded protein is MKNQMTFQRYEFKYLMDYRQLKAVLTAMDPHMVPDEYSHSSIRNLYLDTPNYRLIRRSLEKPIYKEKLRVRSYGQAGEHDPVFMELKKKYLSVVYKRRISIPQDQAMACIDGRRPWQNSQIGRELSYTMDFYQALRPAVFLSYERDSFRGIEDEDLRITFDSEIRYRQEELTLDSDTWGIPILPPGQVLMELKVAGGLPLWMAHVLSEQGIFKTSFSKYGAAYQDIMLNRQRGERKYA
- a CDS encoding ATP-dependent helicase, which translates into the protein MTFAQFKTQYHLNLNPQQEEAVQALSGPVLLLAVPGSGKTTVLVSRIGYLIAQGVPPENILTMTYTVSAARDMSRRFAAFFGQPLADRLEFRTINGVCSRIIRAYERTQGRQAFQLLEDTGRQAAIIGEICRRQSGEFASESTVKAVQTAITYVKNSMIFGEDLEQVEVEGVEFPPIYQEYCRLLRTHQLMDYDDQMIYAHRILKQFPQLLEQFRRRYPYLCVDEAQDTSKIQHAILRLLAGQNGNLFLVGDEDQSIYGFRAAYPQALTQFESIYPGAKVLYLEQNYRSTRPIVAAAQKFIEQNKNRRPKHMKAVRGEGPALKEIWVQDRSAQYRYLAQVAQDCKEETAILYRDNDSALPLIDLLERQGIPYRCRQVDSGFFTHRVVRDIVDILTLAQDPWDGDAFLRVYYKLGAGISRAAAEQAAAQCGPDTSPILELVASLPGTSPWTRRQCKALQTHMANLLTQRADRGVYRIVHFMGYGDYLEQRGMDQSKTQILEALGANEPTPGGLLERLEVLRELVRAGSSQHDCPFILSTIHSSKGLEYKRVILMDVADGLLPKTLPGPDASSQELDAYEEERRLFYVGMTRAKEELWVMRFRRSELTSRFASSLFPKSKDEAKKTVPLSPRAVPDLVAIEQTSRRCVPGAALCHRSFGPGQVVSRSGDIVAVRFADGVERRFSLSAALRLGQFQLADSEE
- a CDS encoding carbohydrate-binding domain-containing protein, yielding MKQTKRGLTAVLLCGLLVLSGCGAQNTAQDTSNTGTVSSEDMTATTVSTIDTAEIFSDRDLAGTYDESEAIDIQLNGNTASCDSNSVVIDGGTITITAEGIYRISGTLTDGQIVVDAGDTEKVQLVLAGADITSSTSAAIYALEADKVFITSAENTENTLTNGGEYVAIDDNNIDSVIFAKTDLTLNGSGSLTINAQAGHGVVSKDDLLITGGNYTITSASHGLSGKDCVAIADGVLTITSGKDGIHAENSDDLTLGWLYIKDGSFTILSQGDAVSAIGALQIDGGTFNLSTGEGSASVEMTSSDQFAGGQRGGWTNQTTAPDTQTTSTTQTEEDSTSQKGIKGENTYAINGGTFTIDSADDCLHSGGEMAIAAGEFTLSSGDDAIHCDDALTIQSGTFTISYCYEGIEGLSITIEDGVFDITSNDDGLNAGGGADSSGFSGFGARQQDTFTASSNCFIMINGGTFTIVSTGDCVDSNGSLTINGGTLALTCNGSGNTAIDCDGAYANNGGDIATNDGSETNPGQMSGGRGGMGDQAGTDGRGGVRGQDSTAASGELGQTSGT
- a CDS encoding sigma-70 family RNA polymerase sigma factor; its protein translation is MRSEEEANRAIDRYADMVRRLCMVHLKNPADTEDIFQTVFLKYILSSAVFESPEHEKAWFIRVTLNACRDLLKRFFRSRTVSLDELADQPDQLSQEHREVLEAVLSLPAKYRDVVYLHYYEGYTAKEIGAILHKNTNTVYTLLTRAREQLRTVLGGEHIEPTDP
- a CDS encoding alcohol dehydrogenase, coding for MLAYTYIKQGTFALMEKPKPTLQDDRDAIVRVTLSSICTSDLHIKHGSVPRAVPGITVGHEMVGVVEQVGSAVTTVRPGDRVTVNVETFCGECFFCQHGWVNNCTDPNGGWALGCRIDGGQAEYVRVPYADQGLNKIPDGVTDQQALFVGDILATGYWAADIAQIGHEDTVLVIGAGPTGLCTLQCVLLKEPKQVIVCEKDPQRRSFVQEHHPQVLTVEPEQAADFVRAHSAHGGADRVLEVAGSQDTFTLAWSCARPNAIVTVVALYDAPQVLPLPDMYGKNLTFQTGGVDGCRCGEILSLIAQGKLDTTPLITHTYPLKDIAAAYDLFEHRRDNVIKVAIAP